In Flavobacterium sp., a single window of DNA contains:
- a CDS encoding polysaccharide lyase, whose product MKNSALFIASSLLFLGSAKCFAQYPKISPEVQAQEKAIKEEAQRLSDEAWTKALVVIEEEAKHGKPYIPWAARPTDLPQADIPAFPGAEGGGMYTFGGRGGKVYTVTSLEDRGPGTLREACEQGGARIVVFNVAGIIRLKSPLIIRAPYITIAGQTAPGDGVCIAGESTWIDTHDVIIRHVRFRRGETFVGRRDDAIGGNPVGNIMIDHVSATWGLDENMSIYRHMYNPGPGYPDIKVGTVNITIQNSLFGEALDTYNHAFGSTLGGENCSFMRNMWANNAGRNPSIGWNGIFNFVNNVVFNWYNRSTDGGDYTANYNIINNFYKPGPVTDLTQPISYRILKPESGRSKLPYMVFGRAYVNGNVVNGNEKVTKDNWDGGIQLENKKGELMTYDEAKEYFAKMKAAKPFPMPWFNKFMTAEESYEFVLKNVGATLPIRDKVDERIVRTVKTGVPEYAKGLEKKEFYQFEHRRLPMDSYKKGIITDVSQVGGYPEYKGKPYVDTDKDGMPDAWEKKYGLNPNDPSDAQGDLNGDGYTNIEDYINGVNPAIKVDWKDLANNKETLVRPLLDLK is encoded by the coding sequence ATGAAAAATTCCGCATTATTTATCGCATCATCTCTGCTTTTTTTGGGAAGCGCAAAATGTTTTGCTCAATATCCGAAGATAAGTCCAGAAGTACAGGCTCAGGAAAAAGCAATTAAAGAAGAAGCTCAAAGACTTTCTGATGAAGCTTGGACAAAAGCTTTAGTAGTTATTGAAGAAGAAGCAAAACATGGAAAACCATATATTCCGTGGGCAGCAAGACCAACCGACTTACCTCAGGCAGATATTCCTGCTTTCCCAGGTGCTGAAGGTGGAGGAATGTACACATTTGGAGGCCGTGGAGGAAAAGTCTACACAGTAACAAGTTTAGAAGACCGTGGACCTGGAACTTTGCGTGAAGCCTGCGAACAAGGAGGAGCGAGAATTGTGGTATTTAATGTTGCTGGAATTATCAGATTAAAAAGTCCGTTGATTATTCGTGCGCCTTACATTACAATTGCAGGTCAAACTGCTCCTGGTGATGGTGTTTGTATTGCAGGAGAATCAACTTGGATTGATACGCATGACGTAATTATCAGACACGTACGTTTCCGTCGTGGAGAAACTTTCGTAGGTCGTCGTGACGATGCTATCGGTGGAAATCCTGTTGGAAATATCATGATCGACCACGTTTCTGCAACTTGGGGATTAGACGAAAACATGTCAATTTACAGACATATGTACAACCCAGGGCCAGGTTATCCAGATATTAAAGTGGGAACGGTAAACATTACAATTCAAAACAGTTTATTCGGAGAAGCTTTAGATACTTATAATCACGCTTTTGGAAGTACTTTAGGTGGAGAAAACTGCTCTTTCATGAGAAATATGTGGGCAAACAATGCAGGAAGAAACCCTTCTATTGGTTGGAACGGAATTTTCAATTTCGTAAATAACGTAGTTTTCAACTGGTACAACAGATCTACAGATGGTGGTGATTACACTGCAAACTACAACATCATCAACAACTTCTATAAACCAGGTCCAGTAACCGATTTGACTCAGCCAATTAGCTACAGAATCTTAAAACCAGAATCGGGAAGAAGTAAATTGCCTTATATGGTTTTTGGTAGAGCTTACGTAAATGGAAATGTTGTAAACGGAAACGAAAAAGTGACTAAAGACAACTGGGACGGCGGAATTCAGTTAGAAAATAAAAAAGGAGAATTAATGACATATGATGAGGCAAAAGAATACTTTGCTAAAATGAAAGCAGCTAAGCCTTTCCCAATGCCATGGTTCAACAAATTTATGACAGCTGAAGAATCTTATGAATTCGTTCTTAAAAACGTTGGAGCGACTCTGCCAATTAGAGATAAAGTAGACGAAAGAATTGTAAGAACGGTTAAAACTGGAGTTCCAGAATATGCTAAAGGATTAGAGAAAAAAGAATTCTACCAATTCGAACACAGACGTTTACCGATGGATTCTTATAAAAAAGGAATCATTACAGATGTTTCTCAAGTTGGAGGATATCCTGAATACAAAGGAAAACCTTATGTTGATACAGACAAAGACGGAATGCCGGATGCATGGGAGAAAAAATACGGTTTAAACCCGAACGATCCTTCTGATGCACAAGGAGATTTAAACGGAGATGGATACACTAATATTGAAGATTACATTAATGGTGTAAATCCTGCGATAAAAGTGGACTGGAAAGATTTAGCTAATAATAAAGAAACATTAGTTAGACCTTTGTTAGATTTAAAATAA
- a CDS encoding RagB/SusD family nutrient uptake outer membrane protein has translation MKKYITIALLAVLGTSCSDNFLEEKKNYGSVDDSFYESQERATAYINNVYFDYYSAFKSPGQSLVGSFADTYSKMTEEIGGIQPLINPTLTYTNAADASGYYGGKLEDKINNVPYNRIRDCNAFIADIDVKGASLDKTFRDQAKGQLYYLRAVQYFDLMRVYGGVPIVTEIQTPSTDDQSIKLPRATVTEVVAQIVKDLDMAASLLPRNWNSADYGRVTKGAALAVKSRVLLTYASPLFNKSWDSSNERWNAALQAGLAAETELSGAGYGLYGNSAKDWQNMFALGNNAFCSEAITVQLLGTNTTNLGMSNSWEKAIRLISQGGTGAMEAPKEMIDLFPMANGSRPTSANGYDAFTFFVNRDPRFYRTFAFSGVKWDYKESVKPVVWAYRWLDASKKAYYSDSNNETSPALVRKMTDVTVTNASSFQYSGNDIMEYRYAELLLNIAECYAALGQTGNAVAYLGRIRNRVGIPSANNYGIGTLADKYAAIEAVLYERRVELAYEGKRYWDVQRWMLYDNVTLPGTTGGTVSKLGLTPINGTQRTGNYLQYKNPATSADPLASARASISADPDAANFQTQLAALATFYNDNFVLAAPPTPMDNVNNAAVKIKFNPNYYIMGLQTAVLTQNPWLKQTIGWTDASGGTGDYNYQE, from the coding sequence ATGAAAAAATATATAACTATAGCACTTTTAGCAGTGCTTGGTACTTCTTGCAGCGATAATTTTTTGGAAGAAAAGAAAAATTACGGAAGTGTTGACGATTCGTTTTACGAAAGTCAGGAACGTGCTACGGCCTATATCAACAACGTTTATTTTGACTATTATTCTGCTTTTAAATCTCCGGGACAAAGTTTGGTAGGTTCTTTTGCAGATACCTATTCAAAAATGACGGAAGAAATAGGAGGAATTCAGCCCCTTATTAATCCAACACTTACATATACCAATGCAGCAGATGCATCTGGATATTATGGAGGTAAACTAGAGGATAAAATTAATAACGTTCCTTACAACAGAATTAGAGATTGTAACGCCTTTATTGCAGACATTGACGTAAAAGGAGCAAGTTTAGATAAAACTTTTCGCGATCAGGCAAAAGGGCAATTATATTACTTACGTGCTGTTCAATATTTTGATTTAATGCGTGTATACGGAGGTGTGCCGATTGTAACAGAAATTCAGACTCCAAGTACAGACGATCAATCTATAAAACTGCCAAGAGCAACAGTTACAGAAGTAGTGGCTCAAATCGTAAAAGATTTAGATATGGCAGCAAGTTTACTGCCAAGAAACTGGAACTCTGCAGACTATGGACGTGTAACAAAAGGTGCAGCATTAGCAGTAAAATCAAGAGTATTATTAACGTATGCAAGTCCATTATTCAACAAAAGCTGGGATAGTTCAAACGAACGTTGGAACGCAGCTTTACAAGCAGGATTAGCAGCAGAAACAGAATTATCTGGTGCTGGATACGGTTTATATGGAAATTCAGCTAAAGACTGGCAGAATATGTTTGCACTTGGTAACAATGCATTTTGTTCAGAGGCCATTACAGTACAGCTTTTAGGAACTAACACAACCAATTTAGGTATGAGTAATTCCTGGGAAAAAGCGATTCGTTTAATCAGCCAGGGAGGAACAGGTGCTATGGAAGCTCCAAAAGAAATGATTGATTTGTTTCCAATGGCAAATGGTTCAAGACCAACATCTGCAAACGGATATGACGCCTTTACTTTCTTCGTTAATCGTGACCCAAGATTCTACAGAACATTTGCTTTTTCTGGTGTAAAATGGGATTATAAAGAAAGTGTAAAACCAGTTGTATGGGCATACCGTTGGTTAGATGCTTCAAAAAAAGCGTATTATAGCGACTCAAACAACGAAACAAGTCCGGCTTTAGTTAGAAAAATGACTGACGTTACGGTTACAAATGCAAGTAGTTTCCAATATTCAGGAAATGATATTATGGAATATCGTTATGCTGAATTATTATTGAATATTGCAGAATGTTATGCCGCATTAGGACAAACAGGTAACGCTGTTGCTTATTTAGGAAGAATTAGAAATCGTGTTGGTATTCCTTCTGCAAATAATTACGGAATTGGAACATTAGCAGATAAATATGCAGCTATCGAAGCTGTATTATATGAGCGTCGTGTGGAATTAGCATACGAAGGAAAACGCTACTGGGATGTACAAAGATGGATGCTTTATGACAATGTTACTCTTCCGGGAACTACTGGCGGAACAGTTAGTAAATTAGGATTAACACCAATTAATGGTACACAAAGAACAGGGAATTATTTACAGTATAAAAATCCAGCAACATCAGCAGATCCATTAGCTTCAGCTCGAGCAAGTATTTCAGCAGATCCGGATGCAGCTAATTTCCAAACACAGTTAGCAGCTTTAGCTACTTTCTATAATGATAATTTTGTATTAGCAGCACCTCCAACACCTATGGACAACGTAAATAATGCAGCGGTTAAAATTAAATTTAATCCAAACTATTACATCATGGGATTACAAACTGCTGTTCTTACACAAAATCCTTGGTTAAAACAAACAATAGGATGGACTGACGCTTCTGGAGGAACAGGAGATTACAACTATCAGGAATAG
- a CDS encoding SusC/RagA family TonB-linked outer membrane protein: MKQALLKRCSFLLFTLMTVMSYAQNSNLVTVTGTVTDNVSGLLPGVNVTEKSTKNTVTTDFNGQFQIKVKPNATLVFSFIGMRKQEVPIGTRTTVNVKLTEDSNELQNIVVVGYGSQKKEKLTGAIATINASDIQELPVSNLSEALRGQVPGLSVIDGGGRPGDQSSLEIRQTYGFSKDGSSKTPLIIIDDMIQVDPVNGRPSLDAFNRLDPSEIESMTVLKDASAAIYGSRASQGAIVVKTKRGKSGVPTFSYFSQFAVNDAVSHSKTMSAYDYGVFSNRFFKGSNNIGTNGQYLFNDAELEEMKGLDYDWLKEAWKPAIQQKHTLSVSGGTEKATYFAGINYFTQGANLGRQDYNKWNFRTGMTAKINNSLDFSAAVSGNSGDIEKSFTKASANINDSSYGSAAGGEQADYGFLLHMPKYIPWSTTVNGQEYYMSPFPRTDRTLGSANANNTIAGWNYFAAINNGSKQTTNDFSYNVNMSLNYKVPFIKGLSLKGTYSRSQTSVSTEQVQLPYDLARIMGYEKVDSHLASAALPTTENNGVNNYYVIETNARNSRVYYDSNFSKSIQANFFADYNRTFDNHEVGAMFSIERSESEFKSTRLAFENTGKDYGGSYQTAGTLSTNSTALKGEQGTLSYLGRINYSYKSRYMLQFLFRSDASTKFAPENYWGFFPSLQAGWIVSKEKWFTNNISFIDFFKIRYSIGKTGNDNINAWRWMKLYDVIADKGFQFGSNGGVLGSGITPRVEPNRNVGWDTTIKNNLGFDLTLLKNRLSITTDFYYDKSKDMLTGMAGAVGVPISVGGGFAEENYAAVDSWGTEVSVTWKDNVNKNFNYNVGVNFGLSDNEVKKYPEPALMHPSNNLTEAGRSLFFPQWGFRTWKGTSSGDGILRTDADVANYWSYLTERATAAGVAPNYMGISNVSNMRKGMLAYEDVAGQFNSTDGTQAGPNGQITKNEDYVKLVNRNRTYGFTTNLGARYKSFFIKSQIATSWGGYRAIDVVKQGTSSAHNMWARETFWNDMYADDNVNGKYPNLANQDYIAVPSDFWQLDTFRCTVRNLTLGFDLPKDLLDKIKIAKWSVGVTGNNLWDLYNPYPDHYRNMYDSSSENYPTLRTWAVTLNITF, encoded by the coding sequence ATGAAACAAGCACTTTTAAAGAGATGTAGTTTTCTTTTGTTTACACTGATGACAGTGATGAGTTATGCTCAAAACTCAAATCTGGTAACAGTAACAGGAACTGTGACTGATAATGTATCTGGTCTGCTTCCAGGGGTAAACGTTACAGAGAAATCTACAAAGAATACTGTTACCACAGATTTTAATGGGCAATTTCAAATTAAAGTAAAACCAAATGCAACTTTAGTTTTTTCTTTTATAGGAATGAGAAAACAAGAAGTGCCAATTGGAACCCGTACAACAGTAAATGTTAAACTTACAGAAGATTCAAACGAGTTGCAAAATATAGTAGTAGTAGGATACGGAAGTCAAAAGAAAGAAAAACTTACGGGAGCGATTGCTACAATAAACGCATCAGATATTCAGGAGTTACCGGTTTCAAACTTATCAGAAGCTTTAAGAGGTCAGGTTCCGGGTTTGAGCGTTATTGATGGAGGCGGTCGTCCTGGTGATCAATCATCTTTAGAAATTCGTCAAACTTATGGATTCTCAAAAGATGGTAGCTCAAAAACACCTTTAATTATTATCGATGATATGATTCAGGTAGATCCAGTTAATGGTAGACCATCGTTAGATGCCTTCAACAGATTAGATCCTTCTGAGATTGAAAGTATGACGGTTCTTAAAGATGCTTCTGCTGCTATTTACGGTTCTCGTGCGTCTCAGGGAGCAATCGTTGTTAAAACTAAAAGAGGAAAAAGCGGTGTGCCAACATTCTCATACTTTAGTCAGTTTGCTGTAAATGATGCTGTTAGTCATAGCAAAACTATGTCGGCTTATGATTATGGTGTTTTTTCTAACAGATTTTTTAAAGGTTCAAACAATATTGGTACTAACGGACAATATCTTTTCAACGATGCTGAATTAGAAGAAATGAAAGGACTTGATTATGATTGGTTAAAAGAAGCATGGAAACCAGCTATTCAGCAAAAACATACTTTAAGTGTAAGCGGTGGTACTGAAAAAGCAACTTATTTTGCGGGTATCAACTACTTTACACAAGGAGCAAACCTTGGAAGGCAAGATTATAACAAATGGAATTTCCGTACGGGAATGACAGCAAAAATCAACAACTCTTTAGATTTTTCTGCAGCAGTTTCGGGTAATTCAGGAGATATTGAAAAATCATTTACAAAAGCTTCTGCTAATATTAATGACAGTAGCTACGGTTCTGCTGCAGGTGGTGAGCAGGCAGATTATGGATTTTTACTTCACATGCCTAAGTACATTCCGTGGTCTACAACTGTAAACGGACAAGAATATTATATGTCGCCATTTCCAAGAACAGACCGTACTTTAGGATCGGCGAATGCAAATAATACAATTGCAGGATGGAATTATTTCGCTGCAATAAACAATGGTTCTAAGCAAACGACAAACGACTTTTCATATAATGTAAATATGTCGTTAAACTATAAAGTTCCATTTATCAAAGGTTTATCTCTTAAAGGAACGTATTCAAGAAGCCAGACTTCTGTAAGTACAGAACAAGTTCAGTTACCATATGATTTAGCCCGAATTATGGGATATGAGAAAGTTGACAGCCACTTAGCAAGTGCTGCTCTTCCAACAACAGAAAATAATGGAGTAAATAATTATTATGTAATTGAAACTAACGCTCGTAACTCAAGAGTATATTACGATAGTAATTTCTCTAAATCTATTCAGGCTAACTTCTTCGCAGATTACAACAGAACATTTGATAACCACGAAGTTGGCGCAATGTTCTCTATAGAGCGTTCAGAATCTGAATTTAAAAGCACACGTTTAGCTTTTGAAAACACAGGTAAAGATTACGGTGGATCTTACCAGACGGCCGGAACTTTAAGTACTAACTCAACAGCATTAAAAGGTGAGCAGGGAACTTTATCTTATTTAGGACGTATTAATTACAGCTACAAATCAAGGTATATGCTTCAGTTTCTTTTCAGAAGTGATGCTTCTACAAAATTTGCTCCTGAAAACTATTGGGGATTCTTCCCATCGCTTCAGGCAGGATGGATTGTGTCTAAAGAAAAATGGTTTACTAACAATATTTCTTTCATAGATTTCTTTAAAATCCGTTACTCAATCGGTAAAACAGGAAACGACAACATCAATGCATGGAGATGGATGAAACTTTATGATGTAATTGCAGATAAAGGATTCCAATTCGGATCTAACGGCGGTGTTTTAGGAAGTGGAATCACACCAAGAGTAGAGCCTAACAGAAATGTGGGCTGGGATACAACAATCAAAAATAACTTAGGATTTGATTTAACTTTATTAAAAAACAGATTATCTATAACAACTGATTTTTATTATGATAAATCAAAAGACATGTTAACAGGTATGGCCGGAGCTGTTGGAGTGCCAATCTCTGTAGGTGGTGGTTTTGCCGAAGAAAATTATGCAGCTGTTGACTCTTGGGGAACTGAGGTAAGTGTAACATGGAAAGACAATGTGAATAAAAATTTCAACTATAATGTTGGTGTAAACTTTGGTCTTTCTGATAACGAAGTTAAAAAATACCCGGAACCAGCTTTAATGCATCCATCAAATAATTTAACAGAAGCAGGACGTTCTCTATTCTTCCCACAATGGGGATTCAGAACCTGGAAAGGAACTTCTTCAGGAGACGGTATTTTACGCACAGATGCTGACGTTGCCAATTACTGGTCATATTTAACAGAACGTGCTACTGCAGCTGGTGTTGCTCCAAACTATATGGGGATTTCTAATGTTTCGAATATGAGAAAAGGAATGCTTGCTTATGAGGATGTTGCAGGACAATTTAATAGTACAGATGGTACTCAGGCTGGCCCAAACGGTCAGATTACTAAAAACGAAGATTACGTAAAATTAGTAAACAGAAACAGAACATACGGTTTTACAACTAATTTAGGAGCAAGATATAAATCATTCTTCATAAAATCACAAATTGCAACATCTTGGGGCGGTTACCGTGCTATTGATGTAGTAAAACAAGGAACATCATCTGCACACAACATGTGGGCACGTGAAACTTTCTGGAACGATATGTATGCTGATGATAACGTAAATGGTAAATATCCAAACTTAGCCAATCAGGATTATATTGCAGTACCGTCTGATTTCTGGCAGTTAGATACTTTCAGATGTACAGTAAGAAACCTGACATTAGGATTTGATTTACCAAAAGATCTTTTAGATAAAATTAAAATTGCAAAATGGTCTGTAGGCGTAACAGGTAACAACCTTTGGGATTTATACAATCCTTATCCGGATCATTACCGCAATATGTACGATAGTTCTTCTGAGAATTATCCAACGCTTAGAACATGGGCTGTTACATTAAACATTACATTCTAA
- a CDS encoding pectinesterase family protein, producing MKYIITLFLLTTLSLSAQTLDNKLSLTVAQDGSGDFKTIQEAINNVKDNSEKRVVITIKPGKYVEKLEIPASKQFITLKGTDRNKTIISFDDYSGKPLREPDPSGKKEFGTSTSYSFLIKGNDCTLENLTIENTAGRVGQAVALHIKSDRVIVKNCNLLGNQDTLYLSEEKTRVYFENCFINGTTDFIFGAATAYFYKCTIESLTNSYITAASTPQGQAYGFVFIDCKLTAKDKSVDKVFLGRPWRPYAQTVFINTDLGSHIIPEGWNAWIDTRFPDKDKTAYYAEYGSKGSSAKNISQRVSWSHQLKKEDIKKYDRDLVLNGWNPK from the coding sequence ATGAAATATATTATAACCTTATTTTTACTAACAACCCTTTCTCTATCAGCTCAAACGCTCGATAATAAATTGTCATTAACCGTTGCTCAAGACGGTTCAGGAGATTTTAAAACCATTCAGGAAGCGATCAATAATGTTAAAGATAATTCAGAAAAAAGAGTTGTAATTACTATAAAACCAGGAAAGTATGTGGAGAAATTGGAAATTCCTGCTTCGAAACAATTCATTACTTTAAAAGGAACAGATCGAAATAAAACGATTATTTCATTTGATGATTATTCTGGAAAACCGCTTCGTGAACCAGATCCGTCAGGGAAAAAAGAATTTGGAACTTCAACATCTTATTCTTTTTTAATTAAAGGTAATGACTGTACATTAGAAAATCTTACAATTGAAAATACAGCGGGAAGAGTAGGACAGGCGGTAGCTCTTCATATTAAAAGCGATAGAGTTATCGTGAAAAACTGTAATCTTTTAGGCAATCAGGATACACTTTATTTATCAGAAGAAAAAACACGTGTGTACTTTGAAAACTGTTTTATCAATGGTACAACCGATTTTATTTTTGGAGCTGCAACGGCTTATTTTTATAAATGTACGATTGAAAGTTTAACGAATTCCTATATTACGGCGGCTTCGACTCCGCAAGGGCAGGCTTATGGTTTTGTTTTTATAGATTGTAAGCTTACGGCAAAAGATAAATCGGTTGATAAAGTTTTTCTAGGAAGACCTTGGAGACCTTATGCACAAACGGTTTTTATCAATACAGATTTAGGTTCGCATATCATACCAGAAGGTTGGAATGCGTGGATTGATACTAGATTTCCTGATAAAGACAAGACAGCTTATTATGCTGAATATGGAAGTAAAGGCTCAAGTGCCAAAAATATTTCGCAGCGTGTATCATGGTCACATCAATTAAAGAAAGAAGATATTAAAAAATATGATAGAGATTTAGTTTTAAACGGATGGAATCCCAAATAA